One Calditrichia bacterium DNA window includes the following coding sequences:
- a CDS encoding DNA-3-methyladenine glycosylase I, with amino-acid sequence MKRCEWASEKNPLYLKYHDEEWGVPVHDDRHLFEMLILEGAQAGLSWETILNKRENYKRVFDSFDAEKVAKYDESKKLLLLADAGIVRNRLKIDAAIQNAKAFLEIQKEYGSFDAYIWQFVGGKPIVNSRQNLRDIPAKTPESDAMSKDLKKRGFKFVGSTICYAFMQAVGMVNDHTVDCFKYKHSTT; translated from the coding sequence ATGAAACGATGCGAATGGGCTTCTGAAAAAAATCCTTTGTATCTCAAATACCACGATGAAGAATGGGGTGTGCCGGTTCACGATGACCGCCATTTATTTGAAATGTTAATTCTCGAAGGTGCCCAAGCAGGGTTAAGCTGGGAGACCATTTTGAATAAACGAGAAAATTACAAACGTGTGTTTGATAGTTTTGATGCAGAAAAAGTTGCCAAATATGACGAGTCCAAAAAGCTGTTGCTTTTAGCAGATGCCGGAATTGTCCGAAATCGGTTGAAAATTGATGCGGCAATACAAAACGCAAAAGCGTTTCTTGAAATTCAAAAAGAATATGGCAGTTTTGATGCATATATCTGGCAGTTTGTTGGCGGAAAACCAATCGTCAATTCGCGGCAGAATTTACGAGATATCCCCGCTAAAACACCGGAATCTGACGCAATGAGTAAGGATCTGAAAAAGAGGGGTTTTAAATTTGTTGGGTCTACCATTTGTTATGCATTTATGCAGGCCGTTGGAATGGTGAATGATCATACGGTCGATTGTTTCAAATACAAACACTCGACAACTTGA
- the lexA gene encoding transcriptional repressor LexA, giving the protein MLESMTRQQREILRFIQGHLLVLDYPPSAADVMKAFTRRNPGDVVEDLKILEQRQTIEISGFTSVEFDLITIHPQFEDAEMKGMTQRQEEILRFIADYIGDRSYPPTYQEIADNFGIASKHGVVRHLEALEKKGKIARDGTTARGIRILDEAYLSGADDSEIARLPIIGRVAAGTPILANENIDDYVVVPRRMIRSEGNYFILRVQGESMINAGINDGDLVVVKSTQAAEHGQVVVALMNYDNEATVKRLIVRGKEKFLKAENPAIPDIYPQSEWSIQGCVVGLIRDLN; this is encoded by the coding sequence ATGTTAGAATCGATGACACGCCAGCAACGGGAAATCCTGCGGTTTATTCAGGGGCATTTGCTGGTGTTGGATTACCCGCCCAGTGCAGCGGACGTGATGAAAGCTTTTACCCGGCGAAACCCCGGCGATGTGGTGGAGGATTTGAAAATTCTGGAACAGCGCCAAACGATTGAAATATCCGGGTTTACGTCGGTTGAATTTGATCTGATAACCATACACCCACAATTTGAGGATGCAGAAATGAAAGGAATGACCCAGCGTCAGGAAGAAATTTTACGGTTTATCGCCGATTACATTGGCGATCGCTCGTATCCGCCAACCTATCAGGAAATTGCCGATAATTTTGGCATCGCATCCAAACATGGCGTTGTCCGCCATTTGGAAGCGTTGGAAAAGAAAGGCAAAATCGCCCGCGATGGCACTACCGCCCGCGGCATTCGCATATTAGACGAAGCGTATTTGAGCGGTGCGGATGACAGCGAAATTGCCCGTCTACCTATCATCGGGCGTGTAGCCGCTGGTACTCCGATACTCGCAAATGAGAATATCGATGATTATGTTGTTGTGCCTCGCCGGATGATCCGTTCGGAAGGTAACTATTTTATTTTGCGGGTTCAGGGTGAGTCGATGATCAATGCTGGCATTAACGATGGTGATTTGGTTGTCGTGAAATCCACACAGGCTGCCGAGCACGGGCAAGTTGTTGTCGCATTAATGAATTACGACAACGAAGCAACCGTCAAACGCCTGATCGTTCGTGGGAAAGAAAAATTTCTCAAAGCTGAAAACCCCGCCATTCCGGATATCTATCCGCAAAGTGAGTGGAGTATTCAGGGGTGTGTTGTCGGACTGATCAGAGATTTGAACTAA
- a CDS encoding BamA/TamA family outer membrane protein, giving the protein MMNSYNLRWFQVFLALLFLGAGVSAQSWHSDQYSSEMRRKAERRYLPKHPKMPVFRYYDYTVIERSQIIDGHVVVVGHHLRVEGLVRGSILVLDADVTIGSGGLVEGGVTSVAGQIYLSDGGNVRGNMLETHRDFISRQRDQISKVYRYSWRPYRDRSPWYRMDDPDEENLLVRYNRIDGGFVGFQIPQEYHRHVYLSPYGFVGYGFESRKVRYQIGLDRPVLHQHNNATIIGAELHSLTDTQDEWRLDQMENSLAAFFAKQDYYDYFEREGYSISLTQLLIPSVRATVSYRNDDYKTLAAQTNWALFNGDANFRRNPFLGEDAGNMRSIFTALRIDTRNRQNYPTRGMFAEINGEFSNPGLGGDFDFERYLLNVSLYQPLTYGENFQIRAIAGTSTGELPLQKRFELGGIGSLRGFSYKEFTGNRMFLANIEYHIMPDLMDDWFDLDGLAFILFSDVGNAWNGSSDENIIQSLRPLRWDNLKSSLGFGIGDDDGTFRLDFAKRTDRSANMVVTLRLQQPF; this is encoded by the coding sequence ATGATGAACAGCTACAATTTACGATGGTTTCAGGTCTTTTTGGCACTGCTGTTTTTGGGCGCGGGGGTTAGCGCCCAGAGCTGGCATTCTGATCAATATTCTTCCGAAATGCGCCGGAAAGCCGAACGGCGCTACTTGCCGAAACATCCGAAAATGCCCGTTTTTCGTTATTATGACTACACCGTTATCGAACGGTCACAAATTATTGACGGTCATGTTGTCGTTGTCGGACATCACCTGCGGGTGGAAGGGCTGGTTCGCGGGAGCATCCTCGTTTTGGATGCGGATGTAACCATTGGCAGCGGCGGTTTGGTGGAAGGCGGCGTGACCAGTGTTGCCGGTCAAATTTATCTGTCTGATGGCGGAAATGTGCGCGGGAATATGCTTGAAACCCATCGCGACTTTATTTCGCGGCAACGCGACCAGATCAGCAAAGTGTATCGCTACAGTTGGCGACCGTACCGTGACAGATCGCCGTGGTACCGGATGGATGATCCCGATGAAGAAAATCTGCTGGTGCGATACAACCGCATCGACGGCGGATTTGTCGGATTCCAGATTCCGCAGGAATATCACAGACACGTCTATCTTTCGCCATACGGTTTTGTGGGATACGGCTTCGAAAGCCGAAAAGTGCGCTACCAAATAGGGCTGGATCGTCCGGTGCTGCACCAGCACAACAACGCAACAATCATCGGCGCAGAGCTTCACAGCCTGACCGATACGCAGGATGAATGGCGGCTGGACCAGATGGAAAACAGCCTCGCCGCGTTTTTTGCGAAACAGGATTATTACGATTATTTCGAGCGCGAGGGTTACAGCATCAGCCTCACACAACTGCTGATTCCATCGGTTCGTGCAACGGTTTCGTACCGGAATGATGATTACAAAACGCTTGCCGCGCAAACCAATTGGGCGCTGTTTAATGGCGATGCCAATTTCCGGCGCAATCCTTTTTTGGGTGAAGATGCCGGCAATATGCGCAGTATTTTCACGGCTTTACGCATCGATACTCGCAATCGCCAAAACTATCCGACCCGGGGCATGTTTGCCGAAATTAACGGCGAATTTTCCAATCCCGGACTCGGCGGCGATTTCGATTTTGAACGATATTTATTGAACGTATCACTATATCAGCCATTGACTTACGGCGAGAATTTTCAGATTCGCGCCATTGCCGGAACGTCCACCGGTGAACTGCCGTTACAAAAACGGTTCGAGCTTGGCGGCATCGGTTCGCTGCGCGGATTCAGTTATAAAGAATTTACCGGGAACCGCATGTTTCTGGCAAATATTGAATATCATATCATGCCGGATTTGATGGACGACTGGTTCGATCTGGACGGTTTGGCATTCATTTTATTCAGCGATGTGGGAAATGCCTGGAACGGCAGCAGCGATGAAAACATCATCCAAAGCCTTCGCCCGCTGCGCTGGGACAACCTCAAATCGAGCCTTGGTTTTGGCATCGGCGATGATGACGGCACATTCCGGCTCGATTTTGCAAAACGCACCGATCGCAGCGCAAATATGGTGGTAACGCTGCGGTTACAACAACCATTTTAA
- a CDS encoding metallophosphoesterase family protein, with protein MNSWFPRPKTAQAIFSAGVSQEKMPPAAQIFEMMNAADAVEWRNRVGVTELENGATKTTTRLLCSGNLVFKTHTDLVSANSDSLIEKLYEWDTREQLYKLWHPQKFRFVYFANDKYWLCSATPLMKTVSEVHHWEARSRWWVEMLRIALRSLQIHDVMPDLNPANFGFTAERDVLCYLDDDLIPDAGIGSMAVAIVRRIAAEPPVVPAQWHQFGRDLNRNLRPYFHKDDEWELLVTGVAQQLVGAENREKHEALIRGMENLAFQPQKSAAKRDRSAKICVFGDVHANLPALDAVLKAASALGATHYLFLGDAVGYGPHPRECVQRLGNLPNLLAVQGNHDYWVGTGDWQRADESSRMLAAWSREMLQANETSWLLKLPPELAYKNWLARHGAPTNPDFLFGFVNETNSSENLAAIAGRGFATGFFGHTHLPMVCRLRGGEALVLKSDDVEIFRDGDTLLINPGAVGQPRDGDPRAAFAIWDRATELLHFQRVEYPVNQTIADLRKLNLPEIISHPLIARLEQG; from the coding sequence ATGAACTCATGGTTTCCGCGTCCCAAAACCGCGCAAGCGATTTTTAGCGCAGGCGTTTCGCAGGAGAAAATGCCGCCGGCCGCGCAGATTTTCGAAATGATGAACGCTGCGGATGCTGTCGAGTGGCGCAATCGCGTTGGCGTTACCGAATTGGAAAACGGCGCAACCAAAACCACCACTCGTTTGCTGTGTTCCGGCAATCTCGTTTTCAAAACGCATACGGATTTGGTATCGGCAAATTCCGATTCACTGATCGAAAAATTGTATGAATGGGACACGCGCGAACAGCTGTACAAGTTGTGGCATCCCCAAAAATTCCGGTTTGTTTATTTTGCGAATGACAAATATTGGCTGTGCAGCGCCACGCCACTCATGAAAACCGTTAGCGAAGTGCATCACTGGGAAGCACGATCGCGCTGGTGGGTGGAAATGTTGCGCATCGCGCTGCGTTCGCTGCAAATTCACGATGTGATGCCGGATTTAAATCCCGCTAATTTTGGATTTACCGCCGAACGCGATGTGCTGTGTTATCTGGATGACGATCTGATTCCCGATGCCGGTATCGGATCGATGGCAGTGGCGATTGTCCGGCGAATTGCGGCGGAACCGCCGGTTGTTCCGGCGCAATGGCATCAATTCGGGCGGGATTTGAACCGGAATTTGCGCCCGTATTTTCACAAAGATGACGAATGGGAATTGCTGGTTACCGGCGTTGCGCAGCAGCTCGTTGGCGCTGAGAATCGCGAAAAACATGAGGCGTTAATTCGGGGGATGGAAAATCTGGCTTTTCAGCCGCAAAAAAGCGCAGCAAAACGCGACCGTTCCGCAAAAATTTGCGTTTTTGGCGATGTGCACGCCAATCTTCCGGCGCTGGATGCAGTGCTGAAAGCAGCATCTGCGTTGGGCGCGACGCACTATTTATTTTTGGGCGATGCTGTCGGTTACGGTCCACATCCGCGAGAGTGCGTTCAGCGATTGGGGAATTTGCCCAATCTGCTGGCTGTTCAGGGCAACCACGATTATTGGGTTGGCACCGGCGATTGGCAGCGGGCGGATGAATCCAGCCGGATGCTGGCGGCATGGAGCCGGGAAATGCTGCAAGCCAACGAAACCAGTTGGTTGCTGAAACTGCCACCGGAATTGGCTTATAAAAACTGGCTTGCCAGACACGGCGCGCCAACCAACCCGGATTTTTTGTTCGGATTTGTGAACGAAACCAATAGTTCCGAAAATCTTGCGGCGATTGCCGGTCGCGGATTTGCGACGGGATTTTTCGGGCACACCCATTTGCCGATGGTTTGCCGGTTGAGGGGCGGGGAAGCGCTGGTGCTGAAGTCTGATGATGTTGAGATTTTTCGGGATGGTGATACGCTGCTGATCAATCCCGGTGCGGTCGGGCAGCCGCGCGATGGCGATCCGCGGGCTGCGTTTGCAATTTGGGACCGGGCAACGGAATTGCTCCATTTTCAACGGGTTGAATATCCGGTGAATCAAACCATTGCGGATTTGCGAAAATTAAACCTGCCGGAAATCATTTCCCATCCGCTGATTGCCCGTTTGGAGCAGGGCTGA
- a CDS encoding Hsp20/alpha crystallin family protein yields the protein MTDPKHHSLKPATSTSLQLISPVRADLLPRPRYYLVPEVEIIATAQEILLIIDMPGVPDEWLDVVLDRDQLTVEGIVRMPAEIAANERHFFAFRRQFRIEESIDRRKVSGSFRDGELRIHLPRQDGAKPVKIRIK from the coding sequence ATGACTGACCCGAAACATCATTCGCTGAAACCGGCAACGTCCACTTCGCTGCAGTTGATTTCGCCTGTTCGGGCAGATTTGCTGCCGCGACCGCGATATTATCTGGTTCCCGAGGTGGAAATTATCGCAACAGCGCAGGAAATTTTGCTGATTATCGATATGCCCGGCGTTCCCGATGAATGGCTGGATGTGGTACTCGATCGCGATCAATTGACCGTTGAAGGCATCGTGCGGATGCCCGCGGAAATCGCCGCCAACGAACGACATTTTTTTGCTTTCCGGCGTCAATTCCGCATCGAGGAATCGATCGACAGACGCAAGGTTTCCGGCAGTTTTCGTGATGGCGAGCTGCGCATTCACCTCCCGCGCCAGGATGGTGCAAAACCGGTGAAAATTCGCATCAAATAA
- a CDS encoding zinc metallopeptidase, with product MPFMFDSTFLMLIPAIILSIYAQFKVRSTYKKYREVANQAGITGAEVARQILRSNGLDDVAVEEVPGTLSDHYDPRDKTVRLSTDNFRGRSIAALSIAAHEVGHAIQDAKDYAPLRMRHAILPVANIGSSLSMWLILAGFFFQFSGLFTAGILFFSGAVLFQLVTLPVEFNASSRALEQLDGYRYLHRDEMPFARKVLNAAALTYVAAAAVSVLELVRLLILRNSMSDD from the coding sequence ATGCCGTTCATGTTTGATTCGACATTTTTGATGTTAATTCCTGCGATCATTTTGAGCATTTATGCCCAGTTCAAAGTGCGGAGCACTTACAAAAAATACCGGGAAGTGGCCAACCAGGCTGGCATTACCGGTGCCGAAGTTGCGCGGCAAATTTTGCGCAGTAACGGGCTGGACGATGTGGCTGTGGAAGAAGTGCCCGGCACCCTGTCCGATCATTACGATCCGCGCGACAAAACCGTGCGGCTGTCCACGGATAATTTTCGCGGACGTTCCATCGCTGCGCTGAGCATTGCCGCACACGAGGTCGGACATGCCATTCAGGATGCCAAAGATTACGCACCGCTGCGCATGCGCCACGCCATTTTGCCGGTTGCCAATATCGGCAGCAGCTTGTCGATGTGGTTGATTTTGGCTGGCTTTTTCTTCCAGTTTTCCGGGTTGTTCACCGCCGGCATTCTGTTCTTTTCCGGCGCGGTGCTGTTCCAGTTGGTAACGTTACCGGTTGAATTTAACGCCAGCTCCCGCGCGCTGGAACAGTTGGATGGCTACCGCTATCTCCATCGCGATGAAATGCCGTTTGCCCGGAAAGTGCTCAACGCAGCCGCGCTGACTTATGTTGCCGCCGCCGCTGTATCGGTTCTGGAACTGGTGCGATTGCTTATTTTACGCAATTCGATGTCCGACGATTAA
- a CDS encoding ATP-dependent metallopeptidase FtsH/Yme1/Tma family protein, with amino-acid sequence MKKQTKFSVWYYVFVIIGLLALQTIFFTGAPPPTEVSYKSFLEELDSAKIAKVVVLPDRIIGEYVADSTDATSENITPGPSAPWRFRWDEIEEKSARQFTVNRLPGVEDTELLPAIRAAGVDYSGKIEDNFLRNFILNWILPFGILFLIWGFIFRRMNTGGSSVLNIGKNKAKIYAEDPKNQVTFKDVAGVDEAVEEVREMVEFLKDPKKYTRLGGKLPKGALLVGPPGTGKTLLAKAVAGEAKVPFFSMSGSDFVEMFVGVGASRVRDLFQQAKEKAPCIIFIDEIDAIGKSRSRNATMGGGYDERENTLNQLLVEMDGFDPGSGVIIIGATNRPDVLDSALLRPGRFDRQVLVDKPDLNGRIAIFKVHTKSITLGDDVDLQRLASQTPGFAGAEIANVANEAALLAVRKSKKTVDMIEFEEAIERIIAGLEKKNKLINERERNIVAYHESGHAIIGYFTPGADSVQKVSIVPRGIGALGYTLQMPLEDRYLMTKSELLGKIKGLLGGRAAEEIIFGEISTGASNDLERVAQIARNMVVVYGMSDRLPNLSLVQNNGPNFLGQGANLSRRSEEIERMIDQEVLEMINECYEQTKTLLIEKRELLDAMSSALLEKEVLGYHEIREILGEQTPTESPEMAE; translated from the coding sequence ATGAAAAAGCAAACCAAATTTTCGGTTTGGTACTATGTTTTCGTAATCATCGGTTTGCTGGCATTGCAAACCATCTTTTTCACCGGCGCACCGCCGCCAACGGAAGTATCGTATAAATCATTTCTCGAAGAATTGGATTCCGCAAAAATTGCCAAAGTAGTGGTTTTGCCGGATCGCATCATCGGCGAATATGTAGCGGATTCCACGGATGCGACGTCCGAAAACATCACGCCGGGACCGTCCGCGCCGTGGCGTTTTCGCTGGGATGAGATCGAGGAAAAATCTGCCCGGCAGTTCACTGTCAATCGCCTTCCCGGCGTTGAAGATACCGAATTGCTGCCGGCTATCCGCGCTGCCGGTGTGGATTATTCCGGCAAAATCGAAGATAATTTTTTACGTAACTTCATATTAAACTGGATATTACCGTTCGGTATTTTATTCCTGATCTGGGGATTTATTTTCCGGCGAATGAACACCGGCGGCAGCTCCGTTTTGAACATCGGGAAAAACAAAGCCAAAATTTACGCAGAAGATCCCAAAAACCAGGTCACGTTTAAAGATGTGGCGGGTGTGGACGAAGCCGTGGAAGAAGTTCGCGAAATGGTCGAATTTCTGAAAGATCCAAAAAAATATACACGGCTCGGCGGCAAGTTGCCCAAAGGCGCGTTGCTGGTCGGACCGCCCGGAACCGGCAAAACGCTGCTCGCCAAAGCTGTTGCCGGGGAAGCCAAAGTGCCGTTTTTCAGCATGAGCGGCTCCGATTTTGTGGAGATGTTTGTCGGTGTCGGCGCATCGCGGGTGCGCGATTTATTCCAGCAGGCAAAGGAAAAAGCGCCGTGCATCATCTTCATCGATGAAATTGACGCCATCGGAAAAAGCCGCTCCCGCAACGCCACAATGGGCGGCGGTTACGACGAGCGCGAAAATACCCTTAACCAGTTGCTGGTGGAAATGGACGGGTTCGATCCCGGTTCCGGCGTGATCATCATCGGTGCAACCAACCGCCCGGATGTGCTCGATTCCGCGCTGCTCCGTCCGGGTCGTTTCGACCGACAGGTGCTGGTGGACAAACCCGATCTCAACGGCAGGATTGCCATTTTTAAGGTGCACACCAAATCCATCACCCTCGGCGACGATGTGGATTTGCAGCGACTGGCATCGCAAACGCCCGGTTTCGCCGGTGCGGAAATCGCCAATGTTGCCAACGAAGCGGCGCTGCTGGCGGTTCGCAAAAGCAAAAAAACGGTGGATATGATCGAATTTGAGGAGGCCATCGAGCGGATCATCGCCGGGTTGGAAAAAAAGAACAAGCTGATCAACGAGCGCGAACGGAATATTGTGGCATATCACGAATCCGGACACGCGATTATCGGTTATTTCACGCCGGGCGCGGATAGCGTGCAAAAAGTGTCGATCGTGCCGCGTGGCATTGGCGCACTCGGCTACACCCTGCAAATGCCGCTGGAAGATCGCTATTTGATGACCAAATCCGAGTTGCTCGGAAAAATAAAAGGGCTGCTCGGCGGTCGCGCCGCCGAAGAAATTATTTTTGGCGAAATTTCTACCGGTGCATCAAATGATCTGGAACGCGTTGCCCAAATCGCCAGAAATATGGTGGTGGTTTACGGCATGAGCGACCGTTTGCCGAATCTTTCGTTAGTGCAAAACAACGGCCCGAACTTTTTGGGGCAGGGTGCAAACCTCAGCCGCCGTTCGGAAGAAATTGAGCGGATGATTGATCAGGAAGTGCTGGAAATGATCAACGAATGTTACGAGCAAACCAAAACGCTGCTCATCGAAAAGCGCGAATTGCTGGACGCGATGTCCAGCGCGCTGCTGGAAAAAGAGGTGCTCGGCTATCACGAAATCCGGGAAATTTTGGGCGAACAAACGCCGACAGAATCGCCGGAGATGGCTGAATAA
- a CDS encoding ABC transporter ATP-binding protein: protein MSQANPIMIEAKGLSKFYGPFVAIKDISFEIPKGQIVAFLGPNGAGKTTTMRILCGFLAPTAGTSRIAGYDITTQRLEAARRLGYLPENGPLYPDMTPVELLNFFGDARGMAPEVLKKRINTVIEQCALQQVLEKPIGKLSKGYRQRVGLAQALLHDPDVLVMDEPTSGLDPNQILQFRKNIKELGREKTILLSTHILQEVDAVADRVLFVHDGRLVFDGTPAELKENGSLETPFYRLTGNLPTNSPKKIEPETVSEEEKQ, encoded by the coding sequence ATGAGTCAGGCAAACCCCATCATGATCGAAGCAAAAGGATTGAGCAAATTTTATGGTCCTTTTGTTGCCATCAAAGATATCTCGTTCGAAATTCCCAAAGGGCAGATTGTTGCATTTTTGGGACCCAACGGCGCCGGGAAAACCACCACAATGCGTATTTTATGCGGATTTTTGGCGCCGACAGCCGGCACATCCCGCATTGCCGGATATGATATCACCACTCAACGTTTGGAAGCTGCCCGCCGGTTGGGCTACTTGCCGGAAAACGGACCGCTGTATCCGGATATGACGCCGGTTGAGTTGCTCAATTTTTTTGGAGATGCTCGCGGAATGGCGCCGGAAGTGCTGAAAAAGCGCATCAACACCGTTATTGAGCAGTGCGCATTGCAACAAGTTCTCGAAAAACCGATTGGCAAATTATCCAAAGGCTATCGCCAGCGGGTGGGATTGGCGCAGGCACTGTTGCACGATCCCGATGTTTTGGTGATGGACGAGCCCACCTCGGGACTCGATCCGAACCAGATTCTCCAATTCCGGAAAAATATTAAAGAATTGGGGCGCGAAAAAACCATTCTGTTGTCCACCCACATTTTGCAGGAAGTGGACGCCGTTGCCGATCGCGTATTATTTGTTCACGACGGGCGGCTGGTTTTCGACGGCACACCGGCAGAGTTGAAAGAAAACGGCTCGCTGGAAACGCCGTTTTATCGCCTCACCGGCAATCTTCCCACAAATTCACCAAAAAAAATTGAACCCGAAACCGTTAGTGAGGAGGAAAAACAGTGA